One window of the Candidatus Microbacterium colombiense genome contains the following:
- a CDS encoding succinate dehydrogenase iron-sulfur subunit encodes MSTAIAEAPADTTEETGIQSFIVTFNIRRFDPEVDSEPHWVDYDVELYSTDRVLDALHKIKWEVDGSLSFRRSCAHGICGSDAMRINGRNRLACKTLIKDLDISKPIYVEAIKGLPLEKDLIVDMEPFFASYREVQPFLVASSVPEKGKERVQTIADREIFDDTTKCILCAACTSSCPVFWTDGQYFGPAAIVNAHRFIFDSRDDNAAVRLDILNDKEGVWRCRTTFNCSEACPRGIEVTKAIAEVKQAVLRGRP; translated from the coding sequence ATGTCGACCGCCATCGCCGAGGCCCCCGCCGACACGACCGAAGAGACCGGCATCCAGTCCTTCATCGTCACCTTCAACATCCGCCGCTTCGACCCTGAGGTGGACTCCGAGCCGCACTGGGTCGACTACGACGTGGAGCTCTACTCCACCGACCGCGTGCTCGACGCCCTGCACAAGATCAAGTGGGAGGTCGACGGCTCGCTGAGCTTCCGCCGCTCGTGCGCGCACGGCATCTGCGGCTCCGACGCCATGCGCATCAACGGCCGCAACCGCCTGGCCTGCAAGACGCTGATCAAGGACCTCGACATCTCGAAGCCGATCTACGTCGAGGCCATCAAGGGCCTGCCGCTGGAGAAGGACCTCATCGTCGACATGGAGCCGTTCTTCGCGTCGTACCGCGAGGTGCAGCCGTTCCTCGTCGCAAGCTCCGTCCCGGAGAAGGGCAAGGAGCGCGTGCAGACGATCGCGGATCGCGAGATCTTCGACGACACGACCAAGTGCATCCTCTGCGCCGCGTGCACCTCGTCGTGCCCCGTGTTCTGGACCGACGGACAGTACTTCGGCCCGGCCGCGATCGTCAACGCGCACCGCTTCATCTTCGACTCGCGCGACGACAACGCGGCGGTCCGCCTCGACATCCTCAACGACAAGGAAGGCGTGTGGCGCTGCCGCACGACCTTCAACTGCTCCGAGGCCTGCCCGCGCGGCATCGAGGTCACCAAGGCGATCGCCGAGGTCAAGCAGGCCGTCCTGCGCGGCCGCCCCTGA
- a CDS encoding mannose-1-phosphate guanylyltransferase, whose product MSEPIEDFYAVIPAGGIGSRLWPLSRADAPKFLHDLTGSGHSLLRDTWDRLEPLTGPDRIAVVTGRAHRAAVEAELPGIADLNVFLESEPRESAAAIGLAAAVLHRRNPDVIIGSFSADHVIRGTRVFEFAVRDAVEVARAGYICTIGISPTEPAVGFGYIKKGVELVVDGAREAALVETFVEKPDLDTARAYLADRSYLWNAGMFISRASVLLDELAENEPELHAGLIELAEAWDDRERRGPAVDRIWPRIKKIAIDYAVAEPAARRGRLAVVPGHFDWDDVGDFASLTKLITNGRKNDLAVLGPRARVLSDAASGILVSQTSRVISLVGVKDIVVVDTPDALLVTTVENAQRVKGVVESLKLSGQGDVL is encoded by the coding sequence ATGAGTGAGCCGATCGAGGACTTCTACGCCGTCATCCCCGCAGGCGGCATCGGCAGCCGGTTGTGGCCGCTCTCCCGTGCGGACGCCCCGAAGTTCCTGCACGACCTCACCGGTTCTGGGCACTCCCTGCTGCGCGACACGTGGGACCGCCTCGAACCGCTCACGGGTCCCGACCGCATCGCCGTCGTGACCGGTCGTGCCCACCGAGCAGCCGTCGAAGCCGAGCTGCCGGGAATCGCCGACCTCAACGTCTTCCTCGAGTCGGAGCCTCGCGAATCGGCCGCCGCGATCGGTCTCGCCGCCGCCGTGCTGCATCGCCGGAACCCCGACGTGATCATCGGCTCGTTCAGCGCCGACCATGTGATCCGCGGCACCCGTGTGTTCGAGTTCGCGGTGCGCGACGCCGTCGAGGTGGCCAGGGCCGGATACATCTGCACGATCGGCATCTCGCCCACCGAGCCGGCCGTCGGGTTCGGCTACATCAAGAAGGGTGTCGAGCTGGTCGTGGACGGTGCGCGCGAGGCCGCACTCGTGGAGACGTTCGTCGAGAAGCCCGACCTCGACACCGCGAGGGCCTACCTCGCCGATCGCAGCTACCTCTGGAACGCCGGCATGTTCATCTCCCGGGCGAGTGTGCTGCTCGACGAGCTCGCCGAGAATGAGCCCGAGCTCCACGCCGGGCTGATCGAGCTCGCCGAGGCCTGGGACGATCGCGAGCGCCGGGGCCCCGCGGTCGACCGGATCTGGCCGCGGATCAAGAAGATCGCCATCGACTACGCCGTGGCCGAGCCCGCGGCGCGCCGCGGACGCCTCGCCGTGGTGCCGGGGCACTTCGACTGGGACGACGTGGGCGATTTCGCCTCGTTGACCAAGCTGATCACGAACGGGCGCAAGAACGATCTCGCCGTGCTCGGGCCCAGGGCACGGGTGCTGTCGGATGCCGCCAGCGGAATCCTGGTGAGCCAGACCTCCCGGGTGATCAGCCTGGTCGGCGTCAAGGACATCGTCGTGGTCGACACTCCCGATGCGCTGCTGGTCACGACGGTCGAGAATGCGCAACGTGTGAAGGGCGTCGTCGAGTCGCTCAAACTCAGCGGGCAGGGCGACGTGCTCTGA
- a CDS encoding FG-GAP-like repeat-containing protein translates to MRHSPRGRFVSPRRTIAAALVLALGTALFAPVAASAAGGPAGEVFALTNAQRQKAGVPALVSDAALDAAAAEWARQLAASCTFEHSSSSWRSTRVAGYGWVATGENIAAGQKDAAAAMAGWMASSGHRANILDKRYTGLGVGYATGSCYRTYWVQIFGIGSPQKKLSGGAGDLTSDRAADVLALTDTGDLSIYPGNNAGGFSAMTTAVPGWGDRPFTTLGDFTGDGIPDIARTEADGRLMLYAGNGAGGFRTPAQIGKGWSGFSQLIGGIDFNGDRFPDVIARRPNGDLVLYRGNGRGGWISGSTKIGQGWQAMTAVFHAGDFNGDARGDVIARKPDGTLWLYPTTGKGTWGKATRIGTGWKSMTAIFGAGDIDGNGTQDILARTADGTLVLYGGNGRGGFLPKRTIGSGWDMMRQIG, encoded by the coding sequence ATGCGCCACTCCCCCAGAGGCCGGTTCGTCTCCCCCAGACGAACCATCGCCGCAGCACTCGTCCTCGCGTTGGGCACCGCACTGTTCGCTCCGGTCGCCGCCTCGGCCGCCGGAGGCCCCGCCGGAGAGGTGTTCGCTCTCACGAACGCCCAGCGGCAGAAGGCGGGCGTTCCCGCGTTGGTCTCCGACGCCGCCCTCGACGCGGCCGCCGCGGAGTGGGCGCGGCAGCTGGCCGCATCCTGCACCTTCGAGCACAGCTCCTCCTCCTGGCGCAGCACGCGGGTGGCCGGCTACGGCTGGGTCGCCACGGGCGAGAACATCGCGGCAGGGCAGAAGGACGCCGCAGCGGCGATGGCGGGATGGATGGCATCCTCCGGGCACCGCGCCAACATCCTCGACAAGCGCTACACCGGACTCGGCGTGGGGTATGCGACGGGCTCGTGCTACCGGACCTATTGGGTGCAGATCTTCGGCATCGGTTCACCGCAGAAGAAGCTCTCCGGTGGTGCCGGCGATCTCACGTCCGACCGTGCCGCCGACGTCCTCGCGCTCACCGACACCGGAGACCTCAGCATCTATCCGGGGAACAACGCGGGCGGATTCTCCGCGATGACCACCGCCGTGCCGGGGTGGGGCGACCGCCCCTTCACCACGTTGGGGGACTTCACCGGCGACGGCATCCCCGACATCGCCCGCACCGAGGCGGACGGACGCCTCATGCTCTATGCGGGCAACGGTGCCGGGGGCTTCAGAACGCCCGCGCAGATCGGCAAGGGGTGGAGCGGGTTCTCCCAACTGATCGGCGGAATCGACTTCAACGGCGACCGGTTCCCCGACGTGATCGCTCGGCGCCCCAACGGCGACCTCGTGCTCTACCGCGGGAACGGACGTGGCGGCTGGATCAGTGGAAGCACGAAGATCGGGCAGGGGTGGCAGGCCATGACCGCCGTGTTCCATGCGGGCGACTTCAACGGCGACGCCCGCGGCGACGTGATCGCCCGCAAACCGGATGGCACACTGTGGCTGTACCCGACGACCGGGAAGGGCACCTGGGGCAAGGCCACACGGATCGGCACGGGCTGGAAGTCCATGACGGCGATCTTCGGAGCCGGCGACATCGACGGCAACGGCACGCAGGACATCCTCGCCCGTACCGCCGACGGCACGCTCGTGCTCTACGGCGGCAACGGCCGAGGCGGCTTCCTTCCGAAACGCACGATCGGATCGGGCTGGGACATGATGCGGCAGATCGGCTGA
- a CDS encoding DUF4166 domain-containing protein → MSAGVFQRALGADFDRLHPQLQRRFGVGVEAGYGCVGRGVMTEVRRGPWWTLPFLAIGTLRNIMFPERGHDIAFQIDNYAYIDSLGRETVTFVRTMDVRPGRRRRFDATMIYSARRRRVVDYLGTHQHLAVDLDLAVTDDGGLRLSSGAQRFYEGPFAFRFPMLLSGRAALTERFDDERQCFVIDLEVRNDLLGFLFGYRGSFTCEFLDDAPVPATVKPYREEARE, encoded by the coding sequence GTGAGCGCGGGGGTCTTCCAGCGTGCGCTCGGAGCAGACTTCGACCGGCTGCATCCGCAACTCCAGCGGCGGTTCGGCGTCGGTGTCGAGGCGGGTTACGGCTGCGTCGGCCGCGGCGTGATGACCGAGGTTCGGCGCGGACCGTGGTGGACGCTGCCGTTCCTCGCGATCGGCACGTTGCGCAACATCATGTTCCCCGAGCGCGGCCACGACATCGCCTTCCAGATCGACAACTACGCGTACATCGACAGTCTCGGCCGCGAGACCGTGACCTTCGTGCGCACCATGGATGTGCGACCGGGACGACGCCGACGCTTCGATGCGACCATGATCTACAGCGCTCGCCGACGACGAGTGGTCGACTACCTCGGCACGCACCAGCACCTGGCCGTGGACCTCGATCTCGCCGTCACCGATGACGGCGGGCTGCGGCTCTCCTCCGGAGCGCAGCGGTTCTACGAAGGACCGTTCGCCTTCCGGTTCCCGATGCTCCTGAGCGGTCGCGCGGCGCTCACGGAGCGCTTCGACGACGAACGGCAGTGCTTCGTGATCGATCTCGAGGTGCGCAACGATCTGTTGGGCTTCCTGTTCGGCTACCGAGGGTCGTTCACCTGCGAGTTCCTCGACGACGCCCCGGTGCCGGCGACCGTCAAGCCGTACCGCGAGGAGGCCCGGGAATGA
- a CDS encoding ABC transporter permease: MTAAPTQDTAQTTTPEAPRPGRWREAIRHIVAGNAIVSVLAVIAAIVVGSLMIAVTDPAVQAASSYFFAKPGDMLAAIGQAVGGAYAALFRGSIYNFNADSFAVGIRPLTETLKFATPLIAAGLGVGLAFRAGLFNIGGQGQMLMAAAAAGYVATAWDMPFPLHMIAALVAGVIAGAAWAGIAGLLKARTGAHEVIVTIMLNHIAVYLLAWMLATQGILQAPGSSNPKTAPMADSAVLPLILGPSYKLHLGFLLALVAVAITWWILERSSLGFRFRAVGENPAAAKTAGISVGRMYFTVMVIAGALVGLAGVSQVLGTEPKGFSGGIDAGIGFDAITVALLGRSRPLGILGAGLLFGAFKTGGFTMQASQGVPIEIVLVVQSLIVLFIAAPPLVRAMFGLPQPGRATRRQRRAAKKEVAA, from the coding sequence ATGACCGCCGCCCCGACGCAGGACACTGCGCAGACGACCACCCCGGAGGCGCCGCGTCCTGGCCGCTGGCGTGAGGCCATCCGGCACATCGTGGCTGGAAACGCGATCGTCTCGGTCCTCGCCGTGATCGCCGCGATCGTCGTCGGCTCGCTGATGATCGCCGTGACGGATCCCGCCGTGCAGGCCGCCTCGTCGTACTTCTTCGCGAAGCCGGGCGACATGCTCGCCGCGATCGGCCAAGCCGTGGGCGGCGCGTACGCCGCGCTGTTCCGCGGCTCGATCTACAACTTCAACGCCGACTCGTTCGCGGTCGGGATCCGTCCGCTGACCGAGACGCTCAAGTTCGCGACGCCGCTCATCGCCGCCGGCCTGGGTGTCGGACTCGCGTTCCGTGCCGGGCTGTTCAACATCGGCGGTCAGGGACAGATGCTCATGGCCGCTGCGGCGGCCGGCTATGTGGCCACCGCGTGGGACATGCCGTTCCCCCTGCACATGATCGCCGCGCTCGTCGCCGGTGTGATCGCCGGAGCCGCCTGGGCGGGTATCGCCGGCCTGCTCAAGGCCCGCACCGGCGCGCATGAGGTGATCGTGACGATCATGCTCAACCACATCGCCGTCTATCTGCTCGCGTGGATGCTGGCGACGCAGGGCATCCTCCAGGCGCCGGGATCGAGCAACCCGAAGACGGCGCCGATGGCCGATTCGGCCGTCCTCCCGCTCATTCTCGGACCGTCGTACAAGCTGCACCTCGGGTTCCTGCTCGCGCTCGTCGCGGTCGCGATCACGTGGTGGATCCTCGAGCGCTCGAGCCTCGGCTTCCGCTTCCGTGCTGTGGGGGAGAACCCTGCGGCTGCGAAGACCGCCGGTATCTCCGTCGGGCGGATGTACTTCACCGTCATGGTCATCGCCGGAGCGCTCGTCGGACTCGCCGGCGTCAGCCAGGTGCTCGGCACCGAGCCCAAGGGCTTCAGCGGCGGCATCGATGCCGGTATCGGTTTCGACGCGATCACCGTCGCGCTCCTCGGACGCTCGCGGCCCCTCGGCATCCTGGGAGCAGGCCTCCTGTTCGGTGCCTTCAAGACCGGTGGCTTCACGATGCAGGCCTCGCAGGGCGTGCCGATCGAGATCGTCCTTGTCGTGCAGTCCCTCATCGTGCTGTTCATCGCCGCGCCGCCGTTGGTGCGGGCGATGTTCGGTCTTCCGCAGCCCGGCCGTGCGACACGTCGACAGCGTCGCGCCGCGAAGAAGGAGGTGGCGGCATGA
- a CDS encoding ABC transporter ATP-binding protein produces MKLELRGITKRFGALTANDHIDLIVQPGEIHCLLGENGAGKSTLMNVLYGLYQADEGEILIDDVVQDFDGPGDAMTAGIGMVHQHFMLVPVFTVAENVMLGHEKTTFGGRLDLAAARRQVKEISDRFGFDVDPDAVIEDLPVGVQQRVEIIKALSRDASILVFDEPTAVLTPQETDELMATMRQLKEQGTAIVFITHKLREVREVADRITVIRLGKVVGEASPTASNAELASLMVGRAVELTVHKDAPVLHDNALVVENLTVTDAVGTVLVDEATFEVRGGEVLAIAGVQGNGQTELTEALIGLQDRVRGSIRLNGQEIVGRSVRQILDAGVGFVPEDRGVDGLVKEFSIAENLMLDRSNGEPFAKAGALQLRVRDAFAREKITEFDIRTQGPAQAAGRLSGGNQQKVVLARELSRDLSLFVAAQPTRGVDVGSIEFIHKRIIETRDSGVPVILISTELDEVTALADRILVMYRGRIVGIVPGNTSRDTLGLMMAGVVNEGVQA; encoded by the coding sequence ATGAAGCTTGAGCTGCGCGGAATAACGAAGAGGTTTGGCGCGCTGACGGCCAACGACCACATCGATCTCATCGTCCAACCCGGTGAGATCCACTGCCTCCTGGGCGAGAACGGCGCCGGCAAGTCGACGCTGATGAACGTCCTCTACGGGCTCTACCAGGCCGACGAGGGAGAGATCCTCATCGATGACGTCGTCCAGGACTTCGACGGTCCGGGTGACGCGATGACCGCCGGCATCGGCATGGTCCACCAGCACTTCATGCTCGTCCCCGTCTTCACCGTCGCCGAGAACGTGATGCTGGGCCACGAGAAGACGACTTTCGGAGGACGCCTCGACCTCGCAGCCGCGCGGCGACAGGTCAAGGAGATCTCCGACCGCTTCGGGTTCGACGTCGATCCCGATGCCGTCATCGAAGACCTCCCCGTCGGCGTGCAGCAGCGGGTCGAGATCATCAAGGCGCTGTCGCGCGACGCGAGCATCCTCGTCTTCGACGAGCCGACCGCCGTGCTCACCCCGCAGGAGACCGACGAGCTGATGGCGACGATGCGTCAGTTGAAGGAGCAGGGGACGGCGATCGTCTTCATCACCCACAAACTCCGCGAGGTGCGCGAGGTCGCCGACCGCATCACCGTCATCCGCCTGGGCAAGGTCGTCGGCGAAGCATCGCCCACGGCCTCGAACGCCGAACTCGCCTCGCTCATGGTGGGTCGCGCCGTCGAGCTGACGGTGCACAAGGACGCCCCGGTGCTCCACGACAACGCGCTCGTCGTCGAGAACCTCACGGTCACGGATGCCGTCGGCACCGTGCTCGTCGATGAGGCGACCTTCGAGGTGCGCGGTGGCGAGGTGCTCGCGATCGCGGGCGTGCAGGGCAACGGGCAGACCGAGCTCACCGAGGCGCTCATCGGCCTCCAGGACAGGGTCCGAGGCAGCATCCGCCTGAACGGTCAGGAGATCGTCGGTCGCAGCGTGCGCCAGATCCTCGACGCGGGGGTCGGCTTCGTCCCCGAGGACCGCGGGGTCGACGGCCTCGTGAAGGAGTTCTCGATCGCGGAGAACCTCATGCTCGACCGCTCGAACGGTGAGCCCTTCGCCAAGGCGGGCGCGCTGCAGTTGCGCGTGCGCGATGCTTTCGCCCGCGAGAAGATCACCGAGTTCGACATCCGCACCCAGGGCCCCGCGCAGGCAGCCGGCCGGCTCTCCGGTGGTAATCAGCAGAAGGTCGTGCTCGCCCGCGAGCTGAGTCGTGACCTCTCGCTCTTCGTGGCCGCGCAGCCGACGCGTGGCGTCGACGTGGGCTCGATCGAGTTCATCCACAAGCGGATCATCGAGACCAGGGACTCCGGCGTGCCGGTGATCCTCATCTCCACCGAGCTCGACGAGGTGACGGCATTGGCCGATCGAATCCTCGTGATGTATCGCGGCAGGATCGTCGGCATCGTGCCCGGGAACACGTCTCGTGACACCCTCGGCCTGATGATGGCCGGCGTCGTGAATGAAGGAGTCCAGGCATGA
- a CDS encoding YihY/virulence factor BrkB family protein — MSDSDGAAPEAGRLDVAVERATALTQRTLGLFPVRVWRHFLQHNGFLLAAGVSYQALFAIFAAIYLAFAITGLWLGGSTEAVDGLIDLINGYIPHLIQEPGGLVTPAQVQEIAANTTGVLSVTGLIALGTVIWTAIGWVTFSRRATRDIFGLPPDRRSYVLLKARDLLAALIFGVALIAGSLLSSASAGVLNWVLDLLGWKAGSFGLNLTIHIGTIVVSFALLSAALAAMVRFLTGTSLAWRIIWPGALLGGGAMTILQFGAGFLLSYTPSNPLLATFAIFIGLLLWFRINGVVMLVASSWIAVAAGDRDVPLLHQTEAERRAAEYQALLTAARIRVREARAARETAPWHRAWAAGRAARAAEAELAHLEATPPPPAEPPTPLAQRLLSELNRPARDVGGSR, encoded by the coding sequence GTGTCTGATTCCGACGGCGCTGCGCCCGAAGCCGGTCGCCTCGATGTCGCCGTCGAGCGCGCGACGGCCCTGACCCAACGCACGCTGGGCCTGTTCCCCGTGCGCGTGTGGCGCCACTTCCTGCAGCACAACGGATTCCTCCTCGCCGCCGGGGTGAGCTACCAGGCGCTGTTCGCGATCTTCGCCGCCATCTACCTCGCCTTCGCGATCACCGGACTCTGGCTCGGCGGCAGCACCGAGGCGGTCGACGGGCTGATCGACCTGATCAACGGCTACATCCCCCATCTCATCCAGGAACCGGGCGGACTGGTCACCCCCGCTCAGGTGCAGGAGATCGCGGCGAACACCACCGGCGTGCTGAGCGTCACCGGCCTGATCGCGCTGGGTACCGTGATCTGGACGGCGATCGGCTGGGTCACCTTCTCCCGCCGCGCGACGCGGGACATCTTCGGTCTGCCGCCGGATCGGCGCAGCTATGTGCTTCTGAAGGCGCGTGATCTCCTGGCCGCCCTGATCTTCGGTGTCGCCCTGATCGCCGGTTCGCTGCTCAGCTCGGCCAGCGCCGGAGTGCTGAACTGGGTGCTCGACCTGCTGGGCTGGAAGGCCGGATCCTTCGGGCTCAATCTCACCATCCACATCGGCACCATCGTCGTCTCGTTCGCTCTGCTGTCCGCCGCGCTGGCCGCCATGGTGCGCTTCCTCACGGGCACGTCGTTGGCGTGGCGGATCATCTGGCCCGGAGCGCTGCTCGGCGGCGGCGCGATGACGATCCTGCAGTTCGGAGCGGGTTTCCTGCTGAGCTACACGCCCTCCAATCCGCTGCTCGCCACGTTCGCGATCTTCATCGGTCTCCTGCTGTGGTTCCGCATCAACGGCGTAGTGATGCTCGTCGCCTCCTCCTGGATCGCGGTCGCCGCCGGCGACCGCGACGTCCCTCTCCTGCACCAGACGGAGGCGGAGCGACGTGCGGCCGAGTATCAGGCCCTGCTGACGGCGGCGCGCATCCGGGTGCGGGAAGCGCGGGCTGCACGCGAGACCGCACCGTGGCACCGTGCGTGGGCAGCGGGACGTGCGGCGCGCGCGGCGGAGGCGGAGCTCGCGCATCTCGAGGCGACGCCCCCGCCGCCCGCCGAGCCCCCCACACCCCTCGCCCAGCGACTCCTCTCGGAGCTGAACCGCCCCGCCCGGGATGTCGGCGGCTCTCGTTAG
- a CDS encoding exodeoxyribonuclease III, with protein sequence MPHLRIASVNVNGIRAAARNGMSGWLDAADVDVLTLQEVRGQDEHLEAALPGWTFVHDEATAKGRAGVAIASRTPALASRTDFGDADFDSKGRWIEADFLLGDRPLTVVSAYVHSGEADTPKQVEKWKFLDAFGPRLSALGNDGALALVTGDLNVGHRELDIKNWRGNRKKAGFLPRERAYFDRFLGEAGTEVTGVDGTVGSGLGWVDIGRRFAGEVEGPYTWWSMRGQAFDNDSGWRIDYHLATPSLAERVQSYHVARAAAYDQRWSDHAPVVVDYSY encoded by the coding sequence ATGCCTCATCTGCGTATCGCCTCGGTCAATGTCAACGGAATCCGGGCGGCCGCCCGCAACGGGATGAGCGGATGGCTCGATGCCGCCGATGTCGACGTCCTCACGCTGCAGGAGGTGCGCGGCCAGGATGAGCATCTCGAGGCCGCTCTCCCCGGGTGGACGTTCGTGCACGACGAGGCGACGGCGAAGGGGCGCGCGGGAGTGGCGATCGCGAGCCGCACCCCCGCTCTCGCATCGCGCACCGATTTCGGCGACGCGGACTTCGACTCGAAGGGGCGCTGGATCGAAGCCGACTTCCTCCTGGGCGATCGTCCGCTCACCGTGGTCAGCGCGTACGTGCACTCCGGCGAGGCCGACACCCCCAAGCAGGTCGAGAAGTGGAAGTTCCTCGACGCGTTCGGACCACGCCTGAGTGCTCTCGGCAACGATGGCGCACTCGCGCTCGTCACCGGCGACCTGAATGTCGGTCACCGCGAGCTCGACATCAAGAACTGGCGGGGAAACCGCAAGAAGGCGGGCTTCCTGCCCCGCGAGCGCGCGTACTTCGACCGCTTCCTCGGAGAAGCCGGCACCGAGGTGACCGGAGTCGACGGCACGGTCGGTTCCGGATTGGGATGGGTTGACATCGGCCGTCGCTTCGCCGGCGAGGTCGAGGGGCCGTACACCTGGTGGTCCATGCGCGGCCAGGCGTTCGACAACGACTCCGGCTGGCGCATCGACTATCACCTCGCGACGCCCTCCCTGGCGGAGCGCGTCCAGTCGTATCACGTGGCGCGTGCAGCGGCGTACGACCAGCGCTGGAGCGACCACGCGCCGGTGGTCGTCGACTACAGCTACTGA
- a CDS encoding DUF4166 domain-containing protein — translation MTSRGEVFLAALGAEAERLHPEILAQMRVHADRDDVEGVFTVAGSRLGRLMALTRPVVGPGVCVTRFAHDVPFALAQTTGTSRAGRPTLDTSREFRFPGTTQYISDRLTVTPLAGVVHNALGVRGRVELLEECSVTADGHLRMRTRRVALRLAGRRLVLRGLFGVAVDLEDGWDEAHRRRTIQMRVRSPLLGTILEYRGWYRYADPQ, via the coding sequence ATGACGTCCCGCGGCGAGGTGTTCCTGGCCGCGCTCGGGGCGGAGGCCGAGCGCCTGCATCCCGAGATCCTGGCGCAGATGCGCGTGCATGCGGACCGAGATGACGTGGAGGGTGTCTTCACGGTCGCCGGCAGTCGTCTCGGACGCCTGATGGCGCTCACCCGCCCCGTCGTGGGGCCGGGCGTCTGCGTCACCCGCTTCGCCCACGATGTGCCGTTCGCGCTCGCCCAGACGACGGGAACCTCGCGGGCGGGTCGGCCGACACTCGACACCTCGCGGGAGTTCCGATTCCCCGGCACGACGCAGTACATCTCCGACCGGCTCACCGTCACCCCGCTGGCCGGCGTCGTGCACAACGCCCTGGGTGTTCGCGGACGGGTGGAGCTGCTGGAGGAGTGCAGCGTCACGGCTGACGGGCATCTGCGCATGCGCACCCGACGTGTCGCCCTGCGACTCGCCGGTCGTCGGCTCGTGCTCCGTGGACTCTTCGGCGTCGCCGTCGATCTCGAGGACGGGTGGGACGAGGCGCACCGGCGACGCACGATCCAGATGCGCGTGCGCAGCCCGCTGCTCGGGACGATCCTCGAGTACCGCGGGTGGTACCGCTACGCCGATCCTCAGTAG
- a CDS encoding BMP family ABC transporter substrate-binding protein, with protein sequence MSTTKKLLGATIAAGVIFALAGCGQAPTEAGGSDAPAASDFTACIVSDAGGFDDKSFNQLSFEGAQKAADELGATFKKAESNAETEYGPNIDNMVSEGCNAIVSVGFALSQATVDAANANTDTDFILVDDAGGDAKPDNLKPLLYNTAEAAFLAGYLSAGYSTTGKVGTFGGMEFPTVTIFMDGFKQGVDYYNDENSAAVQVIGWDGKTGSFTGGFEANQDAKTVAKNIIDQGVDVLFPVGGPIYQSGLQAIKDSGKDIALIGADADLFNTDPTTADFVLTSVLKAMDLSTYEAVMASADGTFSGDAYIGTLENEGVGIAPLHNFESKVDADLVTKLDGIKKDIIDGKITVTSYLSE encoded by the coding sequence ATCTCCACCACCAAGAAGCTGCTCGGCGCGACCATCGCCGCGGGCGTCATCTTCGCACTCGCCGGCTGTGGCCAGGCGCCGACCGAAGCGGGCGGCTCCGACGCCCCCGCCGCGTCCGACTTCACCGCGTGCATCGTCTCCGATGCCGGTGGCTTCGACGACAAGTCGTTCAACCAGCTGTCGTTCGAGGGCGCTCAGAAGGCCGCAGACGAGCTCGGCGCGACCTTCAAGAAGGCCGAGTCGAACGCCGAGACCGAGTACGGCCCCAACATCGACAACATGGTCTCCGAGGGCTGCAACGCCATCGTCTCGGTCGGCTTCGCTCTCTCGCAGGCGACGGTCGATGCGGCCAACGCCAACACCGACACCGACTTCATCCTGGTCGACGACGCCGGAGGCGACGCCAAGCCGGACAACCTGAAGCCGCTGCTCTACAACACGGCTGAGGCGGCGTTCCTCGCCGGGTACCTCTCCGCCGGTTACTCGACGACCGGTAAGGTCGGCACGTTCGGTGGCATGGAGTTCCCGACCGTCACGATCTTCATGGACGGCTTCAAGCAGGGCGTCGACTACTACAACGACGAGAACAGCGCTGCTGTCCAGGTCATCGGCTGGGACGGCAAGACGGGCTCCTTCACGGGCGGCTTCGAGGCAAACCAGGACGCCAAGACGGTCGCGAAGAACATCATCGACCAGGGTGTCGACGTGCTCTTCCCGGTCGGCGGTCCGATCTACCAGTCCGGCCTCCAGGCCATCAAGGACTCCGGTAAGGACATCGCGCTCATCGGTGCAGACGCCGACCTGTTCAACACCGACCCGACGACGGCCGACTTCGTGCTGACCTCGGTGCTCAAGGCGATGGACCTCTCCACCTACGAGGCCGTCATGGCCAGCGCTGACGGCACCTTCAGCGGAGACGCCTACATCGGAACGCTCGAGAACGAGGGCGTCGGCATCGCGCCGCTGCACAACTTCGAGAGCAAGGTCGACGCCGACCTCGTGACCAAGCTCGACGGGATCAAGAAGGACATCATCGACGGCAAGATCACCGTCACGTCCTACCTCAGCGAGTAA